A single Cupriavidus sp. D39 DNA region contains:
- a CDS encoding GNAT family N-acetyltransferase, which produces MAVANATVAVQACASLSIRDATGADIPAIQAIYAHHVRHGRASFEEVEPGVDDIRLRHAEVKRQGLPYLVAERGGEVLGYAYASAYRTRSAYRFAVEDSVYIDERYRGQGLGLALLAALVSRCESGPWRQMVAVVACTASGEGAGSLALHERVGFRTIGRLQSVGFKHGQWIDTVLMQRPLGDGEETPPVERAARA; this is translated from the coding sequence ATGGCCGTGGCCAATGCCACCGTCGCCGTCCAGGCCTGCGCCAGTCTGTCGATCCGCGACGCCACCGGCGCGGACATCCCCGCCATCCAGGCCATCTACGCGCACCATGTGCGCCACGGCCGCGCGTCGTTCGAGGAAGTCGAGCCAGGCGTGGACGACATCCGCCTGCGCCATGCCGAGGTGAAACGCCAGGGCCTGCCCTACCTAGTGGCCGAGCGCGGCGGCGAGGTGCTGGGTTACGCCTATGCGTCCGCCTACCGCACGCGCAGCGCCTACCGCTTTGCCGTCGAGGATTCGGTCTATATCGACGAGCGCTACCGGGGCCAGGGCCTCGGCCTGGCGCTGCTAGCCGCGCTGGTGTCGCGCTGCGAGAGCGGCCCGTGGCGGCAGATGGTGGCGGTGGTGGCCTGCACCGCCAGCGGAGAAGGCGCGGGCTCGCTGGCGTTGCACGAACGGGTGGGCTTTCGCACCATCGGCAGGCTGCAATCCGTCGGCTTCAAGCACGGGCAGTGGATCGATACGGTGTTGATGCAGCGGCCGCTGGGGGATGGCGAGGAGACGCCGCCGGTGGAGCGCGCGGCCAGGGCGTGA
- a CDS encoding M20/M25/M40 family metallo-hydrolase, whose amino-acid sequence MTARDNVNPLQTTLTNYIDAQRPAQEAFLAELVKVPSDNPPGDCDAHGARAKVLLEGLGFKVEAHKVPDELVKAAGMISATNLLVRKTFGTGGPTIAMNAHGDVVPPGLGWTKDPYGGEIADSEHGPVMYGRGVAVSKSDFATYTYAVLALMEAEKQGAKLNGTLELQFTYDEETGGDIGPKFLLDQGLSKPDYAISAGFSYGITSAHNGCLHVEVTVKGKQGHAAMPHTGVDAIEAATHILQAIYGLRAELATRKSKTLGIDTATLNVGLIKGGINTNVVPDLVTFRVDRRMIPEEIGFDAEGELRAVVEKAAKDRPGIEVKVERIILAEPLSELPGVEKLIGALKGRAEEVFGVEIPVQGVPLYTDARHYTKYGIPTVLYGAGPRTLMEARGHNSDENLRLNDLNRATKVVALALSDLIG is encoded by the coding sequence ATGACCGCAAGAGACAACGTGAACCCGCTGCAGACCACGCTCACCAACTACATCGACGCCCAGCGCCCCGCGCAGGAAGCCTTCCTGGCCGAGCTGGTCAAGGTACCTTCGGATAACCCGCCGGGCGACTGCGATGCGCACGGCGCGCGCGCCAAGGTGCTGCTGGAAGGCCTGGGCTTCAAGGTCGAAGCGCACAAGGTGCCGGACGAACTGGTCAAGGCCGCCGGCATGATCAGCGCCACCAACCTGCTGGTGCGCAAGACCTTCGGCACGGGCGGCCCGACCATCGCCATGAACGCGCACGGCGACGTGGTGCCCCCGGGCCTGGGCTGGACCAAGGACCCGTACGGCGGCGAGATCGCCGACAGCGAGCACGGCCCGGTCATGTACGGCCGCGGCGTGGCCGTGTCCAAGTCGGACTTCGCCACCTACACCTACGCCGTGCTGGCGCTGATGGAAGCCGAGAAGCAAGGCGCCAAGCTCAACGGCACGCTGGAACTGCAATTCACCTACGACGAGGAAACCGGCGGCGACATCGGTCCCAAGTTCCTGCTCGACCAAGGCCTGAGCAAGCCCGACTACGCCATCTCGGCGGGCTTCTCCTACGGCATCACCTCGGCCCACAACGGCTGCCTGCACGTCGAAGTGACGGTCAAGGGCAAGCAAGGCCACGCCGCCATGCCGCACACCGGTGTGGACGCGATCGAGGCCGCCACCCACATCCTGCAAGCCATCTACGGCCTGCGCGCCGAACTGGCCACGCGCAAGTCGAAGACGCTGGGCATCGATACCGCCACGTTGAACGTTGGCCTGATCAAGGGCGGCATCAACACCAACGTGGTGCCGGACCTGGTGACCTTCCGCGTCGATCGCCGCATGATCCCCGAGGAAATCGGCTTCGACGCCGAAGGCGAGCTGCGCGCCGTGGTCGAGAAGGCTGCCAAGGATCGTCCGGGCATCGAGGTCAAGGTCGAGCGCATCATCCTGGCCGAGCCGCTGTCGGAACTGCCGGGCGTGGAAAAGCTGATCGGCGCCCTGAAGGGCCGCGCCGAGGAAGTGTTCGGCGTGGAGATTCCGGTGCAAGGCGTGCCGCTCTACACCGATGCCCGCCACTACACCAAGTACGGCATCCCCACCGTGCTGTACGGCGCCGGCCCGCGCACGCTGATGGAAGCCCGCGGCCACAACTCGGACGAGAACCTGCGCCTGAACGACCTGAACCGTGCCACCAAGGTGGTGGCGCTGGCGCTGTCGGACCTGATCGGTTGA
- a CDS encoding allantoate amidohydrolase, with amino-acid sequence MAATLKPATETGARIMAWADTLAVHTEQPGMLTRTYLTEAHHGAAAQLAEWMREAGMTVRRDAAGNVIGRYDGTTPDAPALLTGSHFDTVRDGGRYDGNLGVILPIACVAEWHRQGKRFPFAIEVVGFAEEEGVRFKATLLGSRAIAGTFDTNVLDNVDDSGKTMREVMHAAGFDPAGLPAAAHSREQVLAFVEVHIEQGPVLLNEGLSLGVVTAISGASRFIVELEGLAGHAGTVPMDMRRDAAMAGAEVGLFIERRCGGLPGLVGTIGQFNVPNGAANVVPGRAVFSIDIRAGEDAVRQAAVNDVLAEIERVCARRNVRVQIRKTHEAVSVPCAPWLQTQWADAIARQGLPVRHLPSGAGHDAMAIAAIADVAMLFVRCGNGGISHHPTEIMTAEDAASAAAVFSDFVEHFDKHSARQQ; translated from the coding sequence ATGGCAGCAACCCTCAAGCCCGCTACCGAAACCGGGGCGCGGATCATGGCCTGGGCCGATACCCTGGCCGTCCACACCGAGCAGCCCGGCATGCTCACCCGCACCTATCTCACCGAGGCTCACCACGGCGCCGCCGCGCAGCTCGCCGAGTGGATGCGCGAAGCCGGCATGACAGTGCGCCGCGACGCCGCCGGCAACGTGATCGGCCGCTACGACGGCACCACGCCCGATGCGCCCGCGCTGCTCACCGGCTCGCACTTCGACACCGTGCGCGATGGCGGGCGCTATGACGGCAACCTCGGCGTGATCCTGCCGATTGCCTGCGTGGCGGAGTGGCACCGCCAGGGCAAGCGCTTCCCGTTCGCCATCGAGGTGGTTGGCTTTGCCGAGGAAGAGGGCGTGCGCTTCAAGGCCACGCTGCTGGGCAGCCGCGCCATTGCCGGCACCTTCGACACCAATGTGCTCGACAACGTGGACGATTCGGGCAAGACCATGCGCGAAGTGATGCACGCGGCAGGTTTCGATCCCGCCGGGCTGCCGGCCGCCGCGCATTCGCGCGAGCAGGTGCTGGCGTTCGTGGAAGTCCATATCGAACAAGGCCCGGTGCTGCTCAATGAAGGGCTGTCGCTGGGTGTCGTGACCGCGATCTCCGGCGCGAGCCGCTTCATCGTGGAACTGGAAGGGCTGGCCGGCCACGCCGGCACCGTGCCGATGGACATGCGCCGCGACGCCGCCATGGCTGGCGCCGAGGTCGGCCTGTTCATCGAGCGCCGCTGCGGCGGCCTGCCCGGACTGGTCGGCACGATCGGCCAGTTCAACGTGCCCAACGGCGCCGCCAATGTGGTGCCGGGCCGCGCGGTCTTCTCCATCGACATCCGTGCCGGCGAAGACGCCGTGCGCCAGGCTGCCGTCAACGACGTGCTGGCGGAAATCGAGCGCGTGTGCGCCCGCCGCAATGTGCGGGTGCAGATCCGCAAGACCCACGAGGCCGTCAGCGTGCCATGCGCGCCCTGGCTGCAAACGCAATGGGCGGATGCCATCGCCCGCCAGGGGCTGCCTGTGCGGCACCTGCCTTCCGGCGCCGGCCATGACGCCATGGCCATTGCGGCCATTGCCGATGTGGCGATGCTCTTTGTGCGCTGCGGCAACGGTGGCATCAGCCATCACCCTACCGAAATCATGACCGCGGAGGACGCCGCCAGCGCGGCCGCCGTATTCAGCGATTTCGTCGAGCATTTCGACAAGCACTCCGCGCGGCAGCAGTAA
- a CDS encoding GntR family transcriptional regulator, with protein MPEHIDPAMTAEAIAEDIVAAIVSHRLPPGTKLREEALASVYRVSRTKVRAALLMLSKDKLIQIVPDKGAFVAKPSAEEAREVFAVRRILEAALAREFVARATAADYKRIDRHLVAEKKALGGSDAHVRTRLLSDFHIMLAEVVGNGVLTGMLQELSLRSAVITMLYQSRRDAACSSDEHREFIEAARAGDTERAVTLMVEHLNHVEAALHFEQVPAARSKDLVTALLA; from the coding sequence ATGCCTGAGCATATCGACCCTGCCATGACCGCCGAAGCGATCGCCGAAGACATCGTCGCGGCCATCGTTTCGCACCGCCTGCCGCCTGGCACCAAGCTGCGCGAAGAGGCCCTGGCCAGCGTCTACCGCGTCAGCCGCACCAAGGTGCGCGCGGCGCTGCTGATGCTGTCCAAGGACAAGCTCATCCAGATCGTGCCGGACAAAGGCGCCTTCGTGGCCAAGCCCAGCGCCGAGGAGGCGCGCGAAGTGTTCGCGGTGCGCCGCATCCTGGAGGCGGCCCTGGCGCGCGAGTTTGTGGCGCGCGCCACCGCCGCAGATTACAAGCGCATCGACCGGCACCTCGTCGCCGAGAAAAAGGCGCTGGGCGGCAGCGATGCGCATGTGCGCACCCGCCTGCTCAGCGATTTCCACATCATGCTGGCGGAGGTAGTGGGCAATGGCGTGCTGACGGGCATGCTGCAGGAGTTGTCGTTGCGCAGCGCGGTGATCACCATGCTGTACCAGTCCCGCCGCGACGCCGCCTGCTCGTCGGATGAGCATCGCGAGTTCATTGAGGCGGCCCGCGCAGGCGACACCGAGCGCGCGGTGACGCTGATGGTGGAACACCTGAACCATGTCGAAGCGGCGCTGCATTTCGAGCAGGTCCCCGCCGCGCGCAGCAAGGACCTGGTGACGGCGCTGCTGGCCTGA
- a CDS encoding SDR family oxidoreductase: MSNAFKDDVLAGKVVFIAGASSGINLGIARHFAKAGASLALVSRDPERIAAAAASIVDAGGSAIGMAADVRDYAAVEAALARTRDELGPIDIVISGAAGNFVAPALGMSANGFKTVVDIDLIGTFNVFRACFAFLNAPGASLIAITAPQAVNAMMFQAHVCAAKAGINMLVKCLAMEWGPAGVRVNGISPGPIAGTEGMARLAPTPEMEARFKARLALRDYGDKDDIANTALFLSTGNARYITGTIVDCDGGSKLGDASADALHPPKAPGKAA, from the coding sequence ATGTCCAACGCGTTCAAAGACGACGTCCTGGCCGGCAAGGTCGTGTTCATCGCCGGCGCCTCGTCCGGCATCAACCTGGGCATCGCCCGGCACTTCGCCAAGGCGGGCGCCAGCCTGGCGCTGGTCAGCCGCGACCCCGAGCGCATTGCCGCGGCGGCGGCCAGCATCGTTGATGCCGGTGGCAGCGCTATTGGCATGGCGGCCGATGTGCGCGACTACGCCGCGGTGGAAGCGGCACTCGCGCGCACGCGCGACGAACTCGGCCCGATCGACATCGTGATCTCGGGCGCGGCCGGCAACTTTGTCGCGCCGGCGCTGGGCATGTCCGCCAACGGCTTCAAGACCGTGGTGGACATCGACCTGATCGGCACCTTCAATGTCTTTCGCGCCTGCTTTGCCTTCCTCAATGCGCCGGGCGCCTCGCTGATCGCCATCACCGCGCCGCAGGCGGTCAACGCGATGATGTTCCAGGCCCATGTGTGCGCCGCCAAGGCCGGCATCAATATGCTGGTGAAGTGCCTGGCAATGGAGTGGGGCCCGGCCGGCGTACGCGTGAACGGCATCTCGCCCGGCCCCATCGCCGGCACCGAAGGCATGGCGCGGCTCGCGCCCACTCCCGAGATGGAGGCGCGCTTCAAGGCACGCCTGGCGCTGCGCGACTACGGCGACAAGGACGATATCGCCAATACCGCGCTGTTCCTGTCCACCGGCAACGCACGCTATATCACCGGCACCATCGTCGACTGCGATGGTGGCAGCAAGCTGGGCGACGCGTCGGCCGATGCGCTGCATCCGCCCAAGGCGCCGGGCAAGGCGGCCTGA
- a CDS encoding enoyl-CoA hydratase-related protein — MTSPVLYHAAEGVATITLNRPDVLNALNSALMIELRAAVERAAQDEAVRAVVLTANGRGFCAGADLAGREPGLQDSGALLRERYHPIILALRNMPKPVITSVNGVAAGAGMSLALAGDVVLAARSASFLQAFSKIGLVPDAGSTYFLPRYAGEMRARALAILAEKIDAEEAHRIGLVWKVHEDDALPAETAKLAAHLAQMPTFAYGLIKEALNASLESDLPAQLEREATLQSRASRSEDFKEGVAAFLEKRNPAFKGR; from the coding sequence GTGACATCCCCCGTGCTCTATCACGCCGCCGAAGGCGTGGCCACCATCACCCTGAACCGCCCCGACGTGCTCAACGCGCTCAACAGCGCGCTGATGATCGAGCTGCGCGCCGCCGTCGAGCGCGCCGCGCAGGACGAGGCCGTGCGCGCGGTGGTGCTGACCGCCAATGGCCGCGGCTTTTGCGCGGGCGCCGACCTGGCCGGGCGCGAGCCCGGGCTGCAGGATTCGGGCGCGCTGCTGCGCGAGCGCTACCACCCGATCATCCTGGCGCTGCGCAATATGCCCAAGCCTGTCATCACCTCGGTCAACGGCGTAGCGGCCGGCGCAGGCATGAGCCTGGCGCTGGCCGGCGACGTGGTGCTGGCCGCGCGCTCGGCATCGTTCCTGCAGGCGTTCTCCAAGATCGGGCTGGTGCCGGATGCCGGCAGCACTTATTTCCTTCCCCGCTACGCGGGCGAGATGCGGGCGCGCGCGCTCGCCATCCTGGCCGAGAAGATCGACGCGGAAGAAGCGCATCGCATCGGCCTGGTGTGGAAGGTGCATGAGGACGACGCCCTGCCGGCCGAGACCGCCAAGCTGGCCGCCCACCTGGCGCAGATGCCCACCTTTGCCTACGGCTTGATCAAGGAAGCGCTCAACGCCAGCCTGGAGAGCGACCTGCCGGCGCAGCTCGAGCGCGAGGCCACGCTGCAGTCGCGCGCATCGCGCAGCGAGGACTTCAAGGAAGGCGTGGCGGCGTTCCTGGAAAAGCGCAATCCGGCCTTCAAGGGCCGCTGA
- a CDS encoding long-chain-fatty-acid--CoA ligase yields MLGLMQDRPLLISSLIEYAAQYHPLQEIVSRTIDGGTVRSNYAQVHRRAKRVASALTGLGGLGIEQGDRVGTLAWNTHRHLELYFGVSGAGVVLHTVNPRLFPEQIDYIINHAEDRVLFFDPCFARLVAQLAPRLSTVTHYVAMTDRAGTDALDLAGKLPNLLCYEDLVEAGSEDYAWPQFDERTASSLCYTSGTTGNPKGVLYSHRSTVLHSLKACAFDTFGVNVDSAILLVVPLFHANAWGMPYACAMTGAKMVLPAQHLDGENVYRMLRDERVTFSTAVPTVWLMLFQYLDAHPEIDPRSLGLKLAGVGGSAAPAAMIERFEQQFGARFVQGWGMTETSPIGVISTLLPKHQALGTQDQLKIKLKQGRALWGVDLRIEDDQGNALPHDGHAFGRLKVRGPWIASAYFKAEHDALDADGWFDTGDVANIDADGYVQLVDRAKDVIKSGGEWISSIDLENATMGHSAVAEAAVVGVPHPKWQERPLLVVVRRPGKDVSAAELLDYLAARVAKWWVPDDVAFVDSLPHTATGKLLKVKLREQFKDYVLPTAQDPNQARSNAT; encoded by the coding sequence ATGCTAGGCCTCATGCAAGACCGTCCGTTGCTGATTTCCTCACTGATCGAGTACGCCGCGCAGTACCACCCGCTGCAGGAGATCGTGTCGCGCACGATCGATGGCGGCACGGTGCGCTCCAACTACGCGCAGGTGCACCGCCGCGCAAAGCGGGTCGCCAGTGCGCTCACCGGACTCGGCGGACTCGGCATCGAGCAAGGCGACCGCGTCGGCACGCTGGCGTGGAACACGCACCGCCACCTGGAGCTGTACTTTGGCGTGTCGGGCGCGGGCGTGGTGCTGCATACTGTCAATCCCCGCCTGTTCCCCGAGCAGATCGACTACATCATCAATCACGCGGAAGACCGCGTGCTCTTCTTCGACCCCTGCTTCGCGCGGCTGGTGGCGCAGCTCGCGCCGCGCCTGTCCACCGTCACGCACTACGTGGCGATGACCGATCGCGCCGGCACCGACGCGCTCGATCTTGCCGGCAAGCTGCCCAACCTGCTGTGCTACGAGGACCTGGTCGAGGCCGGCAGCGAGGACTACGCATGGCCGCAATTCGACGAGCGCACTGCGTCGTCGCTTTGCTACACATCGGGCACCACCGGCAACCCCAAGGGCGTGCTGTATTCGCATCGCTCCACCGTGCTGCACAGCCTCAAGGCCTGCGCGTTCGACACCTTTGGCGTCAACGTGGACAGCGCGATCCTGCTGGTCGTGCCGCTGTTCCACGCCAACGCATGGGGCATGCCCTACGCCTGCGCCATGACGGGCGCCAAGATGGTATTGCCCGCCCAGCACCTGGATGGCGAAAACGTCTACCGCATGCTGCGCGACGAGCGCGTGACCTTCTCCACCGCGGTGCCCACGGTGTGGCTGATGCTGTTCCAGTACCTCGACGCGCATCCCGAGATCGATCCGCGCTCGCTCGGGCTCAAGCTCGCCGGCGTGGGCGGCTCGGCCGCGCCGGCGGCGATGATCGAGCGCTTCGAGCAACAGTTCGGCGCGCGTTTCGTCCAGGGCTGGGGCATGACGGAGACCAGCCCGATCGGCGTGATCAGCACCTTGCTGCCCAAGCACCAGGCGCTCGGCACGCAAGACCAGTTGAAGATCAAGCTCAAGCAAGGCCGCGCGCTGTGGGGCGTGGACCTGCGCATTGAGGACGACCAGGGCAATGCGCTGCCGCACGACGGCCACGCCTTTGGCCGGCTCAAGGTACGCGGGCCGTGGATCGCCTCCGCGTACTTCAAGGCAGAGCATGACGCGCTCGACGCCGACGGCTGGTTCGACACCGGCGACGTCGCCAATATCGATGCGGATGGCTATGTGCAGCTGGTGGATCGCGCCAAGGATGTGATCAAGTCAGGCGGCGAATGGATCTCCTCCATCGACCTTGAAAACGCCACCATGGGCCATTCCGCCGTGGCGGAAGCCGCCGTCGTGGGCGTGCCGCATCCCAAGTGGCAGGAGCGCCCGCTGCTGGTGGTGGTACGCCGGCCCGGCAAGGACGTGAGCGCCGCCGAACTGCTCGACTATCTCGCGGCGCGCGTCGCCAAATGGTGGGTGCCCGACGACGTCGCCTTTGTCGATTCGCTGCCTCACACCGCGACCGGCAAGCTGCTCAAGGTGAAGCTGCGGGAACAATTCAAGGACTACGTCCTGCCTACAGCGCAGGATCCCAATCAAGCAAGGAGCAACGCAACATGA
- a CDS encoding crotonase/enoyl-CoA hydratase family protein: MNTSSERIVLTIEDGVAEVRLNRPDKMNALDPAMFDALIDAGQLLAREPDLRAVVLSGEGRAFCAGLDMQSMAGLGGGQGDAIAAGRLAARTHGISNRPQFACMVWRELPVPVIAAVHGVAFGGGLQVALGADLRYVTADTRLSVMEIKWGLVPDMAGMLLMRGLVRPDRLRELIYSGRIVTGEEACALGLATAVVEDPRAAALATARDIAGRSPDAIRAAKRLMQVSEHGDGAAILLAESVEQDRLIGGANQREAVIANMEKRAPSFKPAS, encoded by the coding sequence ATGAACACCAGCAGCGAACGCATCGTCCTGACCATCGAAGACGGCGTGGCCGAGGTCAGGCTCAACCGGCCCGACAAGATGAACGCGCTCGACCCCGCCATGTTCGACGCGCTGATCGACGCCGGCCAGCTTCTCGCGCGCGAGCCGGACTTGCGCGCGGTGGTGCTATCGGGCGAAGGCCGCGCGTTTTGCGCCGGGCTCGATATGCAGAGCATGGCCGGGCTGGGAGGCGGCCAGGGCGACGCCATCGCCGCAGGCCGGCTCGCGGCGCGCACCCATGGCATCTCCAACCGCCCGCAGTTTGCCTGCATGGTGTGGCGCGAATTGCCGGTGCCGGTGATTGCCGCCGTGCATGGCGTGGCCTTCGGCGGCGGCTTGCAGGTCGCGCTCGGCGCGGACCTGCGCTATGTCACCGCGGACACGCGCCTGTCGGTGATGGAGATCAAGTGGGGGCTGGTGCCCGACATGGCCGGCATGCTGCTGATGCGCGGCCTGGTGCGCCCCGACCGCCTGCGCGAGCTGATCTACAGCGGCCGCATCGTCACCGGCGAAGAAGCCTGCGCGCTGGGCCTGGCCACTGCCGTGGTGGAAGATCCGCGCGCAGCCGCGCTGGCCACCGCGCGCGATATCGCCGGCCGCAGCCCGGACGCAATCCGCGCCGCCAAGCGATTGATGCAGGTGAGCGAGCACGGCGACGGCGCCGCCATCCTGCTGGCCGAATCGGTCGAGCAGGACCGGCTGATCGGCGGCGCCAACCAGCGCGAAGCAGTGATCGCCAATATGGAAAAGCGGGCACCGTCGTTCAAGCCGGCGTCGTAG
- a CDS encoding DUF2784 domain-containing protein, with amino-acid sequence MMAAWLADAIVLFHLAFIVFVMLGGLLVLRWPRMAWLHLPAVAWGVVVEWSGWICPLTPLESALRLRAGQQAYGGDFVQHYVLALIYPEGLTREIQIVLGAVVLALNLAVYVALFRRMRRQRTRQDA; translated from the coding sequence ATGATGGCAGCCTGGCTCGCGGACGCCATCGTCCTGTTTCACCTCGCCTTTATCGTCTTTGTGATGCTGGGTGGTTTGCTGGTGCTGCGCTGGCCGCGCATGGCGTGGCTGCACTTGCCGGCGGTGGCGTGGGGCGTGGTGGTGGAGTGGAGCGGGTGGATCTGCCCGCTCACCCCGCTGGAAAGCGCGCTGCGCCTGCGCGCGGGGCAGCAGGCCTACGGCGGGGATTTCGTGCAGCACTACGTGCTGGCGCTGATCTATCCCGAGGGCCTCACGCGGGAGATCCAGATCGTGCTCGGGGCCGTGGTGCTGGCGCTCAACCTGGCGGTCTACGTGGCACTCTTTCGCCGGATGCGGCGCCAGCGGACGCGTCAGGACGCCTGA